Proteins from a genomic interval of Oxyura jamaicensis isolate SHBP4307 breed ruddy duck chromosome 10, BPBGC_Ojam_1.0, whole genome shotgun sequence:
- the FOXB1 gene encoding forkhead box protein B1, with product MPRPGRNTYSDQKPPYSYISLTAMAIQSSPEKMLPLSEIYKFIMDRFPYYRENTQRWQNSLRHNLSFNDCFIKIPRRPDQPGKGSFWALHPSCGDMFENGSFLRRRKRFKVVKSDHLAPSKPADAAQYLQQQAKLRLSALAATGTHLPQMSTYNLGVSQPSSFKHPFAIENIIAREYKMPGGLAFSTMQPMPAAYPLPNQLTTVGSSIGTGWPHMYGSGMIDTATPISMASGEYGAYGVPIKPLCHGGQTLPAIPVPIKPTPAAVPALPALPAPIPTILSNSPPSLSPTSSQTATSQSSPATPSETLTSPAPALHSVAVH from the coding sequence ATGCCTCGCCCGGGCAGAAACACGTACAGCGACCAGAAGCCTCCCTACTCCTACATCTCCCTGACCGCCATGGCGATCCAGAGCTCCCCGGAGAAGATGCTGCCCCTGAGCGAGATCTACAAGTTCATAATGGACCGGTTCCCCTACTACCGGGAGAACACGCAGCGCTGGCAGAACTCCCTGCGCCACAACCTCTCCTTCAACGACTGCTTCATCAAGATCCCGCGCCGCCCCGACCAGCCGGGCAAGGGCAGCTTCTGGGCGCTGCACCCCAGCTGCGGGGACATGTTCGAGAACGGCAGCTTCCTGCGGCGCCGCAAGCGCTTCAAGGTGGTCAAGTCGGACCACCTGGCCCCCAGCAAGCCGGCCGACGCGGCGCAgtacctgcagcagcaggcgaAGCTGCGGCTCAGCGCCCTGGCCGCCACGGGCACCCACCTGCCCCAGATGTCCACCTACAACCTCGGCGTGTCGCAGCCGTCCAGCTTCAAGCATCCCTTCGCCATCGAGAACATCATAGCCCGAGAGTACAAGATGCCCGGGGGGCTCGCCTTTTCCACCATGCAGCCCATGCCGGCCGCCTACCCGCTCCCCAACCAGTTGACTACGGTGGGCAGCTCCATCGGCACGGGCTGGCCCCACATGTACGGCTCCGGCATGATCGACACCGCCACCCCCATCTCCATGGCCAGCGGCGAGTACGGCGCCTACGGCGTGCCCATCAAGCCGCTCTGCCACGGGGGGCAGACTTTGCCGgccatccccgtccccatcaAGCCGACCCCCGCCGCGGTGCCGGCCCTGCCCGCTCTGCCCGCGCCCATCCCCACCATCCTCTCGAACTCGCCGCCCTCCCTCAGCCCCACGTCCTCGCAGACGGCCACCAGCCAGAGCAGCCCGGCCACCCCCAGCGAGACTCTGACCAGCCCGGCGCCCGCCCTGCACTCGGTGGCCGTGCACTGA